The proteins below are encoded in one region of Candidatus Polarisedimenticolia bacterium:
- the mreD gene encoding rod shape-determining protein MreD, with amino-acid sequence MRTIRGLLALGTAALAQALVSRYVPVAAGYCDLFTIVVVYYGLTCPPSAAMAMGTGAGLVEDSLIGSILGMNGFKKTLIGYLVGTIGSLFMLNQAIPRFGILFAATVFDPLAEWGLSMAMGRSFVFPGPLPILQLGLGNGVFGLLFFWVAARLP; translated from the coding sequence ATGAGGACGATCCGCGGCCTGCTGGCCCTGGGGACTGCGGCTCTGGCGCAGGCCCTGGTGTCCCGCTACGTTCCAGTCGCCGCCGGCTACTGCGACCTGTTCACCATCGTGGTCGTCTACTACGGCTTGACCTGCCCGCCCTCGGCGGCGATGGCGATGGGCACCGGCGCGGGGCTGGTGGAGGACTCGCTCATCGGCTCCATCCTCGGGATGAACGGGTTCAAGAAGACGCTGATCGGCTATCTGGTCGGCACGATCGGCTCCCTGTTCATGCTGAACCAGGCGATCCCGAGATTCGGTATCCTGTTTGCGGCGACCGTGTTCGATCCCCTGGCCGAATGGGGCCTCTCGATGGCGATGGGCCGCAGTTTCGTGTTCCCCGGACCGCTGCCCATCCTGCAGCTGGGGCTTGGCAACGGCGTGTTCGGCCTGCTGTTTTTCTGGGTGGCCGCAAGGCTCCCCTGA
- the mreC gene encoding rod shape-determining protein MreC, translating to MAHLLTERKPYLLLLILLTFNLGLMSSRIKNASEHSLLGEGILSFGSPFLKAAGAIGQGVSGTWNAYVGLRGVEQENRRLREQLDALVLQSHEAAEARQELERLRTLLDLRAGVPFESVPARVIARGVDGGARVVTLDRGAGAGVRINQPVITPRGVVGRIIDAAGGASKVQTILDPNAGVAGLIQRTRVQGMIVGDGDRGCRMEYVSELANVEVGDVVVTSGLDQIYPKGYTLGVIAAIGEGEGLTKIIEIRPEVDFRRLEEVLVLLKPIGPPEKSGP from the coding sequence ATGGCCCATCTCCTCACCGAGCGCAAGCCGTACCTTTTGCTTCTCATCCTGCTGACCTTCAACCTCGGGCTGATGTCCTCGCGCATCAAGAACGCCTCCGAGCACTCGCTCCTCGGGGAGGGAATCCTGAGTTTCGGGTCGCCCTTCCTCAAGGCGGCGGGGGCGATCGGGCAGGGCGTCTCCGGCACCTGGAACGCCTACGTCGGGCTCCGGGGCGTGGAACAGGAAAACCGGCGCCTGCGCGAGCAGCTGGATGCCCTGGTCCTGCAGTCGCACGAGGCGGCGGAGGCGCGGCAGGAGCTGGAGCGCCTGCGCACGCTGCTCGACCTGCGCGCCGGCGTTCCCTTCGAGAGCGTGCCGGCCCGGGTGATCGCTCGCGGCGTGGACGGCGGCGCGCGCGTGGTCACGCTCGACCGGGGAGCAGGCGCGGGAGTGCGCATCAACCAGCCGGTGATCACCCCGCGCGGAGTCGTCGGTCGGATCATCGATGCGGCGGGAGGGGCCAGCAAGGTGCAGACCATCCTCGATCCGAACGCGGGCGTCGCCGGCCTCATCCAGAGGACGCGGGTCCAGGGCATGATCGTGGGAGACGGGGATCGCGGCTGCCGCATGGAGTACGTGAGCGAGCTGGCAAACGTCGAGGTCGGGGACGTGGTGGTCACATCGGGGCTCGATCAGATCTATCCGAAGGGGTATACGCTCGGGGTGATCGCGGCGATCGGCGAGGGGGAGGGTCTCACCAAGATCATCGAGATCCGACCCGAGGTCGACTTCCGCCGCCTGGAGGAGGTCCTGGTGCTCCTGAAGCCGATCGGACCGCCTGAGAAGAGCGGGCCATGA
- a CDS encoding rod shape-determining protein, producing the protein MAWSPRSVLSLFSNDLAIDLGTATTLVYAKGKGIVLCEPSIIAVNQRTGKVEAVGKEAKEMLGRTPANIIAIRPMKDGVIADFEHTEKMLDYFIKKAHNRSLGVRPRIVICVPSDITQVEKRAVKDSAYRAKASEVYLVEEAMAAAIGAGLPVTEPTGNMIVDIGGGTTDVAVISMAGIVYSRSVRIAGNRMDEDIIQYIKRKYNLLVGERTAEEIKINIGSAFPLDEELTMEIKGRDLVEGIPKTLVISDEEIREALSETVSNIIEAVRVALEQTPPELSADIVDKGIVLTGGGSQLKNLDKRLREETGLPVSMADDPQASVVLGTGKMLDDFNLLRKIAID; encoded by the coding sequence ATGGCCTGGAGTCCACGGTCGGTGCTCAGTCTGTTCTCGAACGATCTCGCCATCGACCTGGGAACAGCCACCACGCTGGTCTACGCCAAGGGCAAGGGGATCGTCCTGTGCGAGCCCTCGATCATCGCCGTCAACCAGCGCACCGGCAAGGTGGAGGCCGTCGGCAAGGAAGCGAAGGAGATGCTCGGCCGCACGCCGGCCAACATCATCGCCATCCGGCCGATGAAGGACGGTGTCATCGCGGATTTCGAGCACACCGAGAAGATGCTCGACTACTTCATCAAGAAGGCGCACAACCGCAGCCTCGGCGTGCGCCCCCGCATCGTGATCTGCGTGCCGTCGGACATCACCCAGGTCGAGAAGCGGGCCGTGAAGGACAGCGCCTACCGTGCCAAGGCCTCCGAGGTCTACCTGGTGGAAGAGGCGATGGCCGCCGCGATCGGCGCCGGCCTCCCCGTGACCGAGCCGACGGGCAACATGATCGTGGACATCGGCGGCGGGACGACGGACGTGGCGGTCATCTCGATGGCCGGAATCGTCTACTCCCGTTCGGTGCGCATCGCGGGCAACCGGATGGACGAGGACATCATCCAGTACATCAAGCGCAAGTACAACCTGCTGGTCGGCGAGCGTACGGCGGAGGAGATCAAGATCAACATCGGCTCCGCCTTCCCCCTGGATGAGGAGCTGACCATGGAGATCAAGGGGCGCGACCTGGTCGAGGGGATCCCCAAGACCCTGGTCATCTCCGACGAGGAGATCCGCGAGGCCCTCTCGGAAACGGTGTCCAACATCATCGAGGCGGTGCGGGTGGCTCTCGAGCAGACGCCGCCCGAGCTCTCCGCGGACATCGTGGACAAGGGGATCGTCCTCACCGGTGGCGGCTCGCAGCTGAAGAACCTGGACAAGCGTCTCCGCGAGGAGACCGGCCTCCCCGTCTCGATGGCGGACGACCCGCAGGCCTCGGTCGTCCTGGGGACGGGGAAGATGCTGGATGATTTCAACCTCCTGCGCAAGATCGCGATCGACTGA
- a CDS encoding sensor domain-containing diguanylate cyclase yields the protein MRPESKILVVLLDGTQGGRSAWRSRGDSERFTVTRFGRLKEKALKSHGIDAVLYQVDETGESAARLREIKRLARGAPLLPFRLQSTQGRRPARGRARPRPEGEAPAIPITLPVDPALVEVLIDRERQLADLRQRVRRESLRSRDAEARMQAHAAIVRLTSNELDPQRIMDVAMERVREFLALRAWMFLMSDPEQGLLTVERTFGEGMGALKGRRYGMGEGVAGRAAQRRQPVLLDDAGTSAFGPADPSKPVPARSVVAVPLLSRGRLIGVVAAVDRVRAGHFTNHDARLLATLLEPAGVAIDNALLLRKSEELSITDDLTKLYNSRFLNSTLRREVERSKRYRTPVSLIFLDLDGFKNVNDQHGHLWGSRTLVEVGKVIAQTVREIDIVARFGGDEFTVILPQTGPEGAAIIAERIRQRIEETPFLASHGMDVRISASLGIASFPDHGQSRDDLLARADHAMYVVKGRGKNGVALAEAESPRPEIVESAR from the coding sequence ATGCGCCCTGAATCGAAAATCCTCGTAGTCCTCCTGGACGGCACGCAGGGCGGTCGGTCGGCCTGGCGATCGCGCGGCGACTCCGAGCGCTTCACGGTGACGCGCTTCGGCCGGCTGAAGGAGAAGGCCCTGAAGTCTCATGGCATCGACGCGGTGCTGTATCAGGTGGACGAGACCGGTGAGTCCGCGGCTCGCCTCCGGGAGATCAAACGGCTCGCCCGCGGCGCTCCTCTCCTGCCGTTCCGACTCCAGAGCACGCAGGGTCGTCGTCCCGCCCGAGGCCGGGCCAGGCCGAGACCGGAGGGCGAGGCTCCCGCGATTCCCATCACCCTGCCGGTCGATCCGGCCCTCGTCGAGGTCCTGATCGATCGCGAACGTCAGCTCGCCGACCTGCGGCAGCGCGTCCGCCGGGAGAGCCTCCGGTCGCGGGACGCGGAGGCACGCATGCAGGCCCACGCCGCCATCGTGCGCCTCACGAGCAACGAGCTCGATCCCCAGCGCATCATGGACGTGGCGATGGAGCGGGTGCGGGAGTTTCTCGCGCTGCGTGCCTGGATGTTCCTGATGTCCGACCCGGAGCAGGGTCTCCTCACGGTGGAGCGGACATTCGGAGAGGGGATGGGCGCGCTCAAGGGGAGACGCTACGGGATGGGTGAAGGCGTGGCCGGGCGCGCGGCGCAGAGACGCCAGCCGGTGCTCCTGGACGATGCGGGCACCTCCGCATTCGGCCCGGCGGATCCATCGAAGCCCGTGCCCGCACGGTCGGTCGTCGCCGTGCCGCTCCTGAGCCGGGGGCGGCTGATCGGGGTGGTTGCGGCGGTCGACCGCGTGCGGGCGGGCCATTTCACGAACCACGACGCCCGCCTGCTGGCGACCCTGCTCGAGCCCGCGGGCGTGGCGATCGACAACGCCCTGCTCCTGCGGAAATCGGAAGAACTGTCCATCACGGACGACCTGACCAAGCTCTACAACTCCCGTTTCCTCAACTCGACGCTGAGGCGCGAGGTTGAGCGCAGCAAGCGTTACCGCACGCCGGTGTCCCTGATCTTCCTCGATCTGGACGGCTTCAAGAACGTGAACGATCAGCACGGCCACCTCTGGGGAAGCCGCACGCTCGTCGAAGTGGGGAAGGTCATCGCCCAGACGGTGCGCGAGATCGATATCGTGGCTCGCTTCGGCGGCGACGAGTTCACCGTGATCCTGCCGCAGACGGGACCGGAGGGCGCGGCCATCATCGCGGAACGCATCCGGCAGCGGATTGAAGAAACGCCGTTTCTGGCGTCCCACGGAATGGACGTGCGCATCAGCGCCAGCCTGGGAATCGCCTCGTTTCCCGACCACGGTCAAAGCAGGGACGACCTGCTGGCGCGCGCCGACCATGCGATGTACGTGGTCAAAGGACGAGGCAAGAACGGGGTGGCGCTTGCCGAAGCGGAGAGTCCGCGACCGGAAATCGTGGAAAGCGCGCGATGA
- a CDS encoding FecR domain-containing protein: MGQASHKPPILLDWATISYRSIMRGVVYLVLLLAMGGVFFYLRAARRATPEELALQDINRAERMYREASAGADPSFARVIESAGKILDSARLLYERKDFVEARAAAQQSQSFSQKILEGSAGESFTAKIYKYEGDVKIKRSRQFVWDDVSGNTALKVGDQIKTASNGSAQIIYFDGTITTINPGSLLEIRELFEDPTTKVRKVREKLNWGGVSATMPGANVAGSFHEVATESATARAVDKSQFQVAYDAGTRSTRTEVQSGSAEVQTAGKTMTLKPLERMEVTAEQVVSRVRLLPPPALLDPTDQRVFLHDDPPAESTTLRWAKVAGGERYRLQIARTALFGELLLDKSDIHSTSVQIPGLQEGNYYWKVSVIDAARVESHFSEIRKFKVASSREQRLDDSTPPPLDVVDFLPSGHLVIINGRTEPGAVLLVDGQKVDVYDDGAFTAVVRMKRDGPNEVQIVAQDGAGNTTRLRRSVYVESY, encoded by the coding sequence ATGGGGCAGGCCAGCCACAAACCACCGATCCTCCTCGATTGGGCGACCATCTCGTATCGCAGCATCATGAGGGGCGTCGTGTACCTGGTCCTGCTGCTCGCGATGGGCGGCGTGTTCTTCTACCTGCGCGCCGCACGACGAGCCACTCCCGAGGAGCTGGCGCTGCAGGACATCAACCGGGCCGAGCGCATGTACCGGGAGGCTTCGGCAGGCGCCGATCCATCCTTCGCGCGGGTCATCGAGAGCGCCGGCAAGATCCTGGACTCGGCCCGGCTGCTTTACGAGCGCAAGGACTTCGTCGAAGCCCGCGCGGCGGCCCAGCAATCGCAATCCTTCTCGCAGAAAATCCTTGAAGGTTCTGCCGGCGAGAGCTTCACCGCGAAGATCTACAAGTACGAGGGCGACGTCAAAATCAAGCGCTCGAGACAATTCGTCTGGGACGACGTCAGCGGGAACACCGCCCTCAAGGTCGGAGACCAGATCAAGACCGCGAGCAACGGGTCGGCCCAGATCATCTACTTCGACGGGACGATCACGACGATCAACCCCGGCTCCCTGCTGGAGATTCGGGAGCTGTTCGAGGACCCCACGACCAAAGTGCGCAAGGTCCGCGAGAAGCTGAACTGGGGCGGCGTCTCGGCCACGATGCCCGGGGCGAACGTGGCCGGCTCCTTCCACGAGGTGGCCACCGAGTCCGCGACGGCGAGGGCCGTGGACAAATCGCAATTCCAGGTGGCCTACGACGCCGGGACCCGGAGCACCCGCACGGAGGTGCAGAGCGGCTCGGCGGAGGTGCAGACGGCCGGCAAGACGATGACCCTGAAGCCTCTCGAGCGGATGGAAGTCACCGCGGAGCAGGTGGTGAGCCGCGTGCGACTCCTGCCGCCGCCGGCCCTTCTCGATCCGACCGACCAGCGGGTCTTCCTGCACGACGATCCTCCGGCGGAGTCCACCACGCTGCGCTGGGCCAAGGTCGCGGGGGGCGAACGGTACCGCCTGCAGATCGCGCGCACCGCGCTGTTCGGCGAGCTGCTGCTCGACAAGTCCGACATCCACTCGACCAGCGTCCAGATCCCCGGCCTGCAGGAGGGCAACTACTACTGGAAGGTCTCGGTCATCGACGCCGCGCGCGTGGAGAGCCACTTCTCCGAGATCCGGAAATTCAAGGTCGCCAGCTCTCGCGAGCAGCGCCTGGACGACAGCACTCCGCCCCCTCTCGATGTCGTCGATTTCCTGCCTTCCGGCCACCTGGTCATCATCAACGGCCGGACCGAGCCGGGCGCCGTCCTTCTCGTGGACGGCCAGAAGGTGGATGTTTATGACGACGGGGCCTTCACGGCCGTCGTGCGGATGAAGAGGGACGGCCCCAACGAGGTCCAGATCGTGGCCCAGGACGGGGCGGGAAATACGACGCGGCTGAGGCGCAGCGTTTACGTGGAGTCCTACTAG
- a CDS encoding peptidyl-prolyl cis-trans isomerase, with the protein MLKQMRDSFRYLKWLLVIIIFMFIWWAFATWGGGTSRSRPEAEWAARVNGVSIPVATLQSYARRLDSTYQSILGEQYAQQRSLIRIGQQAINTLVEQELIYQEALRQGITVTAREVVDAIMRDPNFQEGGQFIGKERYHNLFRGNRMSVSDYEDQVRRGLVIDKFRRMIEDGVTVSDAEIQDEFRKRNEKANVEYILVDPAKAGVASSPGESELKSYYDGHLDRYAQGEGRTGIFVLFGASEVASSQNVSDQDVTDAYERFKATRFNTGEQRCASHILFKVPSGAAADVVAKAENKARDVLKRARSGGDFAELARKFSEDSTAQVGGDLKCFGRGQMVKDFEDAAFTLPEGGLSDLVRSPFGFHIIKVTGSRPPHTTPLEEVRDTLRQEIQLDRARSEVQKRSAEFARAAAGGNLEEVAKSQRLTVQQTGEVREGDSLPGLMASQAVVERMLKLAPGQVSDPIPLPTGQIVVQVTGTLPSSPRPFQESRAQILKDFQEERARQNVARIVGSAGGLQAAARALKTEIKKQADVTRGSSLPGVPPDAAIEKQIAGLAPGTLGDPVSTSAGIVVLSVTERRDHKDEFNSQRDSISDGLLRQRQDRLYRALVKRLRERGDVLLNEAAIKSMDQA; encoded by the coding sequence ATGCTGAAGCAGATGCGCGACTCGTTCCGCTACCTCAAGTGGCTTCTCGTCATCATCATTTTTATGTTCATCTGGTGGGCTTTCGCCACCTGGGGCGGCGGCACGTCGCGATCGCGCCCCGAGGCGGAATGGGCCGCCAGGGTCAATGGCGTGTCGATCCCCGTGGCCACCCTGCAGTCGTATGCCCGGCGCCTCGACAGCACGTACCAGTCGATCCTCGGGGAGCAGTACGCCCAGCAGAGGTCCCTGATCCGGATTGGACAGCAGGCGATCAACACCCTCGTCGAGCAGGAGCTGATCTACCAGGAGGCCCTGCGCCAGGGGATCACGGTGACCGCCCGCGAAGTCGTCGATGCCATCATGCGCGATCCGAACTTCCAGGAGGGCGGCCAGTTCATCGGCAAGGAGCGCTATCACAATCTGTTCCGTGGCAACCGGATGAGCGTCTCCGATTACGAGGACCAGGTGCGCCGGGGCCTGGTGATCGACAAGTTCCGCCGCATGATCGAAGACGGCGTCACCGTCAGCGATGCGGAGATCCAGGACGAGTTCCGGAAGCGGAACGAGAAGGCGAATGTCGAGTACATCCTCGTCGATCCGGCCAAGGCGGGAGTGGCGTCATCCCCCGGCGAATCCGAATTGAAGTCGTACTACGACGGGCACCTCGACCGGTACGCCCAGGGAGAGGGCCGCACGGGGATCTTCGTTCTCTTCGGCGCATCGGAGGTCGCCTCATCCCAGAACGTCTCCGATCAGGACGTGACGGACGCCTACGAGCGATTCAAGGCCACCCGTTTCAACACCGGCGAGCAGCGTTGCGCCTCGCACATCCTCTTCAAGGTGCCAAGCGGCGCCGCCGCCGACGTCGTGGCCAAGGCCGAGAACAAGGCGCGCGACGTCCTAAAGCGCGCCCGGTCGGGCGGTGATTTCGCCGAGCTGGCGCGCAAGTTCTCCGAGGATTCGACGGCGCAGGTCGGCGGCGACCTCAAGTGTTTCGGCCGCGGCCAGATGGTCAAGGATTTCGAGGACGCGGCCTTCACCCTTCCGGAAGGGGGCCTCAGCGACCTGGTGCGGTCGCCCTTCGGATTCCATATCATCAAGGTCACGGGCAGCCGCCCGCCGCACACCACGCCCCTCGAGGAGGTCCGCGATACGCTCCGGCAGGAGATTCAGCTTGATCGCGCCCGCTCGGAAGTGCAGAAGCGCAGCGCCGAATTCGCGCGCGCCGCCGCGGGAGGCAACCTGGAGGAGGTGGCCAAATCGCAGCGACTCACGGTCCAGCAGACCGGCGAGGTCCGGGAGGGCGACTCCCTGCCGGGCCTGATGGCCTCCCAGGCCGTCGTCGAACGCATGCTCAAGCTGGCGCCCGGCCAGGTGAGCGATCCGATCCCCCTGCCGACGGGCCAGATCGTGGTCCAGGTCACCGGAACCCTGCCGTCGTCTCCCAGGCCATTCCAGGAGTCGCGCGCGCAGATCCTCAAGGATTTCCAGGAGGAGCGCGCGCGTCAGAATGTCGCCCGCATCGTCGGCTCTGCGGGCGGCCTGCAGGCGGCGGCCCGCGCCCTGAAGACCGAGATCAAGAAACAGGCCGACGTGACACGCGGCTCCAGCCTTCCGGGCGTCCCACCGGATGCCGCCATCGAGAAGCAGATTGCCGGCCTCGCACCCGGGACGCTGGGTGATCCGGTCTCCACATCCGCCGGGATCGTCGTGCTCAGCGTGACGGAGCGCCGGGACCACAAGGACGAGTTCAACTCGCAGCGTGACTCCATCAGCGACGGTCTCCTGCGCCAGCGCCAGGACCGCCTGTACCGCGCGCTGGTCAAACGCCTGCGGGAGCGTGGCGACGTCCTGCTCAATGAGGCGGCGATCAAGTCCATGGACCAGGCCTGA
- a CDS encoding MopE-related protein encodes MRRLFLAFLVVAAAIVPALADYNVSGRFVYVDREFDANGFTGVEPQKPIRFASVQVLEGTKIVGSGVTDATGNFVLGVVASQTKDIYVRVLARRQTTTNVPIDIRSGNQSGDIWSVRTQLFTAHPPNQDLFIGTLAATPGAGGEPFNLYDSVLVGSEYLASMRGAGSYPLLIVVFNAANPNLSSFNPSNDTITQARNAGYDDTVVMHEMGHYAQYNFSASDSPALEHHLSDCNQNLMLAFDEGNATFFGLSARRFANLPHASTYVRTTGLPGPGNLQFYFDAETQIPFICRGASSETTVYAALWDIGDGPATPDETPGTEEPWDLLQGLDAEYWRAMTIRLPATTNISLEDFWDSWFYPTVNNGRFAEMKAAFRELGVEYFVDAFEMNDSVAEARLLVPSTAAQHATFFADRNGDLLGEADTDVFAFDAVGGTSYTIETLSLLGDANTALTLLASNGSTVLASNDDRSATDASSLIVYTPPSTGRLYVRAVHSPDFGIYGSYDLRIAASTGGIDSDGDGYSTDTDCNDNDPLVHPGATERCNGFDDNCDTRVDEGFDRDGDGFTTCNGDCNDGNAQIHPGVPEICNSADDNCNGVVDEGFDADGDSYSSCGGDCNDSNPLINPGRTEICNGIDDNCNMTVDDGFDADGDLFTTCNGDCNDANPLINPGQAEACNGVDDNCSLGVDEGFPDTDLDGVKDCFDPDDDNDGVLDGADCAPVLYSVASVPGEALNLVVSGSPDSNLLIWTPVAQANVFNVYRGQVPITGWGFQSACLMSEAANLQLSETQSPPRGTFYYYLQAAKNVCGEGTLGTGTGGIVRPIAVPCQAQNRDTDGDLVLDMTDNCPLVSNASQADQDRDGRGEACDNCLATYNPSQSDGDGNGLGDACQDHDGDGFFADVDCDDNIAAVHPGVTEICNARDDDCDGTIDEGFGTGVFCSAGIGGCFRAGTIVCASPSTTTCSVVAGSPTTEFCNGVDDDCDGSVDEGFDQDNDTYTTCAGDCNDSVAAIHPNAVEVFNGVDDDCNNIIDDVVEQVTITLATYRISNSTLTVEARTNYPLGSVTLSVQGYGVMTWVPAASVYRLTVAPTTNPGTVTVNSTAGGSATSAITPI; translated from the coding sequence ATGAGGCGACTCTTCCTGGCGTTCCTCGTAGTCGCCGCCGCCATCGTCCCCGCTCTCGCCGATTACAACGTGAGCGGCCGGTTCGTCTACGTCGACCGCGAGTTCGACGCCAACGGCTTCACGGGGGTCGAGCCCCAGAAGCCGATCCGGTTCGCCTCCGTCCAGGTCCTGGAGGGGACCAAGATCGTCGGGAGCGGGGTCACCGACGCCACGGGCAACTTCGTCCTGGGGGTCGTGGCCTCGCAGACCAAGGACATCTACGTCCGCGTCCTGGCCCGCCGCCAGACGACCACCAACGTGCCGATCGACATCCGTTCCGGGAACCAGTCGGGGGACATCTGGTCGGTCCGGACGCAACTGTTCACCGCCCACCCGCCGAACCAGGACCTGTTCATCGGGACCCTCGCGGCCACGCCGGGAGCGGGGGGCGAGCCGTTCAATCTCTATGACTCCGTCCTCGTCGGAAGCGAATACCTCGCTTCGATGCGGGGCGCCGGATCGTACCCGCTCCTCATCGTGGTGTTCAATGCGGCGAACCCCAATCTCTCGAGCTTCAATCCCTCGAACGACACGATCACCCAGGCGCGCAACGCGGGATACGACGACACGGTGGTCATGCACGAGATGGGGCATTATGCCCAGTACAATTTTTCGGCTTCCGACAGCCCGGCTCTCGAGCACCACCTGAGCGACTGCAACCAGAACCTCATGCTGGCGTTTGACGAGGGGAACGCGACCTTCTTCGGCCTGTCGGCGCGGCGCTTCGCCAACCTGCCCCATGCCTCGACGTACGTCCGCACCACGGGACTGCCCGGGCCAGGCAACCTCCAGTTCTACTTCGACGCCGAGACGCAGATCCCGTTCATCTGCCGCGGCGCCTCCAGCGAGACGACGGTGTACGCCGCGCTCTGGGACATCGGCGACGGCCCGGCGACCCCCGACGAGACGCCCGGAACGGAGGAGCCCTGGGACCTCCTGCAGGGACTCGACGCCGAGTACTGGCGGGCCATGACGATCCGGCTGCCCGCGACCACCAACATCAGCCTGGAAGACTTCTGGGACAGCTGGTTCTACCCCACGGTGAACAATGGCCGGTTCGCCGAGATGAAGGCGGCCTTCCGTGAGCTCGGGGTCGAGTATTTCGTCGACGCGTTCGAAATGAACGACTCCGTGGCCGAGGCGCGTCTTCTCGTCCCCAGCACCGCCGCCCAGCACGCCACCTTCTTCGCCGATCGGAACGGCGATCTTCTGGGCGAGGCGGACACCGACGTGTTCGCCTTCGATGCCGTGGGCGGGACCAGCTATACCATCGAGACGCTCAGCCTCCTGGGGGACGCCAACACGGCGCTGACGCTCCTGGCCAGCAACGGCAGCACCGTGCTGGCCAGCAACGACGACCGGAGCGCGACCGACGCGTCCTCGCTGATCGTCTACACGCCGCCGTCCACCGGACGTCTGTACGTCCGGGCGGTCCATTCCCCGGACTTCGGCATCTACGGGTCGTACGATCTGCGGATCGCCGCCAGCACCGGCGGCATCGACAGCGACGGCGACGGATACTCCACCGACACCGACTGCAACGACAACGATCCGCTGGTCCATCCCGGGGCGACGGAGCGCTGCAACGGCTTCGATGACAACTGCGACACCCGGGTGGACGAGGGCTTCGACCGCGACGGGGACGGCTTCACCACCTGCAACGGCGACTGCAACGATGGCAACGCCCAGATCCATCCCGGCGTCCCGGAGATCTGCAACAGCGCCGACGACAACTGCAACGGGGTGGTCGACGAAGGCTTCGACGCCGACGGCGACAGCTACAGCTCCTGTGGCGGCGATTGCAACGACTCCAATCCGCTCATCAATCCGGGGCGGACCGAGATCTGCAACGGCATCGACGACAACTGCAACATGACCGTCGACGACGGGTTCGACGCCGACGGCGACCTCTTCACCACCTGCAACGGGGACTGCAACGACGCCAACCCCCTGATCAATCCGGGGCAGGCGGAGGCGTGCAACGGCGTGGACGACAATTGCAGCCTGGGGGTCGACGAAGGGTTTCCGGACACCGACCTCGATGGCGTGAAGGACTGCTTCGACCCGGATGACGACAATGACGGGGTGTTGGATGGCGCCGACTGCGCGCCCGTCCTCTATTCCGTCGCCAGCGTGCCCGGAGAGGCGCTCAACCTGGTCGTGAGCGGCTCTCCGGACAGCAACCTCCTGATCTGGACGCCGGTCGCCCAGGCCAACGTCTTCAACGTCTATCGCGGGCAGGTCCCGATCACCGGCTGGGGCTTCCAGAGCGCCTGCCTCATGTCGGAGGCGGCGAACCTCCAGCTGTCGGAGACGCAGTCGCCGCCACGCGGGACCTTCTATTACTACCTCCAGGCCGCCAAGAACGTCTGCGGGGAGGGAACGCTCGGCACCGGCACAGGCGGGATCGTCCGGCCGATCGCCGTGCCCTGCCAGGCCCAGAACCGTGACACCGACGGCGATCTCGTGCTCGACATGACCGACAACTGCCCGCTCGTTTCGAACGCCTCCCAGGCCGACCAGGACCGCGACGGACGGGGGGAGGCTTGCGACAACTGCCTGGCCACGTACAATCCCAGCCAGAGCGACGGGGATGGCAACGGGCTGGGCGATGCCTGCCAGGACCACGACGGCGACGGTTTCTTCGCCGACGTCGACTGCGATGACAACATCGCGGCCGTCCACCCGGGAGTCACGGAGATCTGCAACGCCAGGGACGATGACTGCGACGGCACGATCGACGAAGGGTTCGGCACCGGCGTCTTCTGCAGCGCAGGCATCGGCGGCTGCTTCCGCGCCGGAACCATCGTCTGCGCGTCTCCCAGCACCACCACCTGCAGCGTCGTGGCGGGTTCGCCGACGACCGAGTTCTGCAACGGCGTGGACGACGACTGCGACGGCAGCGTGGACGAGGGGTTCGACCAGGACAACGACACCTACACGACCTGCGCCGGGGACTGCAACGACTCCGTGGCCGCCATCCATCCGAACGCCGTCGAGGTGTTCAACGGGGTCGACGACGACTGCAACAACATCATCGACGACGTCGTCGAACAGGTCACGATCACCCTGGCGACCTACAGGATCTCGAACAGCACGCTGACCGTGGAGGCGAGGACCAACTATCCCCTGGGGTCGGTCACCCTTTCGGTCCAGGGCTACGGGGTCATGACCTGGGTCCCCGCGGCCAGCGTCTACCGGCTGACGGTCGCTCCGACCACGAATCCCGGCACCGTCACCGTCAACTCGACCGCAGGCGGAAGCGCCACGTCCGCAATCACTCCAATCTAG